The nucleotide sequence ACCTACACATTTTATCAGGTTTACTAATCTGAAATGTGAATCCAGCTAATTTCTACCTTCTCCCATGCCACCTTCCCAAAATACGGTCACTGTAATTGTCTCTGTTATCTTGAGTAAAGTCAGCAGAATCCATGGACAAGGCTGAGAGATGTTGGCTTGAATACCAGCTGGTGTGAGTTTACTGTTCATTGCTTATGTACATTAATGCTTTGCTGGGTTTTTCCTCCCATGGTTAGACTTCAATGCAGTAAACTTGTGATTTTTGTTACTTAACCATGACATTATTCAAGTTGTTGTAAGTTCTCTGAATATGTGAATTCCATATCGCCTCGGTCTTGCAACCAAATATCCTGCAGGAACTGGCTGATGTTTACTTCCACctttcttgatttaaaaaaaacaaatatggaAAACATTTAAATGGTTGTTTCTGATCCTAGATTTGAAAATGGGATCCTAACCAAAGGTGGTTAGAAATGTTTGGTCTTTAATAGTATGTGATCGTATTTGGTGAACTCCAGCTTATGAAGAACTGTTGTTTCCCTCTGTGATGGTAAGTGTCTGTCTTTACAGCCAAACGGGGAAAAAGCTGATGGCCAAGTGTCGGATGTTAATTCAGGAAAACCAGGAACTGGGAAGACAGCTGTCCCAGGGGCGCATTGCTCAATTGGAAGCTGAATTGGCTCTTCAGAAGAAATACAGTGAGGAGCTCAAGAGCAGCCAGGATGGTGAGTGGAGTTCAGTGCTGGGTGTTCTTGACTGTTTTTATTGTGGCAAGATTGCAGGATAATATTTTCTTATAGCTCTTTTTGCTCCATGACTCATTGTCTTTTTCCTGTATTAAAGAATTGGACGGGCTTGTGTGGTATTGTGTGCATATGCATGTGCTTTTGCATTATTTGATATTTTATTTCCAAGTTTTTTCCATCATAACTTTTGCTCAGATTTCTAAAACATCATATGGTTAAATCAGTAGCACTCTCCGCTGAGTCAGACGGTTGTGAGTTCAAGCTGATTTCAGGATGAGCACATCTTCAAGGGTAACATTCCAATGTAGTTTTGAGTGTGCTGTATTATTAAAGGATGTTCTCTTTTGGGTTatccttatgaaaacaggttgagggaactcggtcttttctccttagagagatggaggatgaggggggacctgatagaggtgtataagatgatgagaggcattgatcgtgtggatagtcagaggctttttcccagggctgaaatggttgccacaagaggacataggtttaaggtgctggggagtaggtatagaggagatgtcaggggtaagttttttactcagagtggtgagtgcgtggaatgggctgccagcaacggtggtggaggcggatgtggtagggtcttttaagagacttttggtcaggtacatggagctgagaaaaatagaaggctatgggtaagcctagtaatttctacggtagggacatgttcggcacagctttgtgggctaattgtgctgtaggttttctatgttctatgtatttaaaAGGTTCTGGTGGTTCAGGGAAAGATCCTGTGGTCATGTTAAGTGAAAGGAGTGCCCTGGATTAATTCCTGTGCCTCATTCAATTTGTAGAGCTTGACACATTTAGCCATCAAATCTGTCAGAAATACAAATGAAATCTTTTTCAATTGATGCTGAATTGAATTGTATTAAATAAAGTTGCAGCATTTGTTCCTCATTTGATGGTTCCTGAAGTCGGACAGGAGCACAGCATTTTCTCAAAACTGGGAAAGGTCACCACATTGTACTATAGCAGGAAAATGTTGCATACAACAGACGTGTCatggttatttttaaaaagatatatttTGTCCAGTACTGCCAGTAAGTTTCTTGCCATGCCATTCTCCCAAAATGGCACACTCATGGTTGAAATCTCTCTGGTTGGCAGCCAAAgagtcagttatacagcacagaaatgagctcttcagcccaccacttccatgctgaccttttcccCAACAACATCCTGTTCACACTGCGTCGTTATTACATTCTGGATGTGGTCTTGATGGTCAACGGTCTGTCTCAGCTGAACTTCGGAATTGTAATTAAATTTTCAACACTTCAGAATGTCATGGTCTAATTACAAATAATCagtgaagttccaggatttagacccaataaaGAAACAGCAGTACATTTCCAAATGTTTATTACATGGGAGGGAACCCTGCAGGTGGTAGTGTCTTTGCATGCCTACCACTCACGTCCTTGATGGTTGAGATTACATGTTTGGCAGTTGTTGTTGAAATAGCATTGCTGAGTATTTATGGTGCTCTTTGTGGGTGTCATTTGCTCCAGACAACGTGTGCTGGTGATTGGGGGAGTGACTATTTGGAGTGGATTGGATCCCAGAGAAGGAGGAGGCTTTGTCCtacttgagtattgttggagctgcatcaaAGCAATTAGTGCAGTATTTATGTTTTGTAGATTATGGAAAGGCTCACCTCTCAAAGGTGAGTCACTTACTGCAAGATCCAGCCTCTAATTcagagttttttccccagggtaggggagtccaaaactagagggcataggtttaaagtgagaggggaaagatttaaaagggacctgaggggcaaccttttcacacagagaatggtggctATGTGGGATgagttgctggaggaagtggtggaggcagatacaactatgacatttaaaagatttggagtgacacaggtcaaacacaggtaaatggagtagcttggacgagttaggctgaagggcctgttttctgtgcagtataGCTCTGAGGCTGATCcagctgaatttctggtcagCTGTTGACACCTGTCATTTTGGAGTGTGAACTGATAGGACAGTAATTcactgtcctgctttttgtgtgcAGGGtaattgttgggtagatgccagtgttactgttgtactggaacagtttggctggaGGCACAACTGTAACTCTTCAacactacagctgggatgttgtctggttccatAGCCTTTACTGTATCTAATGCTGTTAGTTTTTTCATGATTTTGCATGGAGTGAATCAGATTAGTTGAATACTGGCCTCTGATGGTGGGGGTTTTCAGGAGAAAGCTGAGAGATCACCCAGTCAGTGTTTGTGGCTTATCAATGTTTGTATCCTGCCGTCACTGAgaatgggaatgttcttggagtatcctcctgtttaattgtccacagcTATTCACAACCGGATATGGCAAGACTGTGGAGCTTAGGGAATCATGGAATTATTTAAGTCTTATTAAGTTGTGCTGATTTAGTGTTTGTGTCTTCACATACATAAAATATCCGTACCTGGttaagatagatttttggatgttaagggatacagggttagtgcaggaaagtagtatagggatggaagatcagccatgaacttgttGAACAGGAGCTGACAAGGGCTGAATTGCCACTGTTGCTCACACTTGTGTTACAATCAAACATTCACTTGAATGGCCCTGAGCTCAGATTCAGGTTGTCAGTCTGGCCTACCCTGAGTGTGCACCACTATTATAGATGTCATTGAAGTGAAGTCCTGCAATATAGTGATAAAATTGTAAATGCCATTGGTTGAGTCAATTATAGACAGTCCTCTATACAAAGGTTATTAATTTAAAGTTCCGGAAAAGATAGATAAAGTCGTAACAGGAATGACAGATTATGGCCATGAAGACAATTGAATAGAATTCTTTCTGATTGATCCAATAGTTTCCGAAATTATTAAGTGTTTTGAGAGAGTGGGCATTGTTTTCACCAATAAGGGTAGGCATTATAGGAGGAATTCTTTCTCAAGAACAcaagacaagaaaataggagcaggaatcagcTGCCTGGTCCTCTGATCTGCCACAccacttaatatgatcatggctaatttgtGCCAGTTTCCCCTCAacctttagagtcatagtcatacagcacggaaacggttcctttggcccaactggcccacgccaaccaaggttcctatctgagctggtcccatttgcctgtgtttagaccatatctaaacctttcctatccatgtacttgtccaagtatcttttaaatgttgttaatgtacctgcctcaaccacttcctttggcagctcattccatgtactgaccaccctatgggtgaaaaagttacccctcaggtttctattaaatctctcccctctcaccttaaacctttgccctccagttcttgattccccagccctaagaaaaagactgtgagcattggcccaatcatgattttatactcctctatgagatcacccctcactctcctatgctTGAATCAAAAATGtcccaacctttctccataactcagtccaagTCCCagcaccatccttgtaaatctcttctgtactctttccggcttaatggcatctttccatcggggtgaccaaaagtgaacacaatattccgaatctggcctcaccaacatcttgtataactgcaacatagcatcccaacttctatactcagtgccttgagtgatgaaggccagcatgccaaaagccttttttcatcaccctgtctacctgtgacgccgctttcagggaaccatgtacttgtactcctaggtcttctgttctacaacacttcccagggcctaccattgactgtgaatgtcctaccctgatttgtcttcccaaaatgcaacacctcacacttacctgaatttCACCCTggaattagccttgtgaatctcttttggactgcctccagtgccagtatatcctttcataCATAAGGGGAcaaaattgcttgctgtactccagatgtgacttGCCAGTGCTCTTTACGATTATAACAGTACTTTCCTACATATAAACTCCAAGCCTCTTGCACTAAAGGTTAATGTGCCATTctcactacttgctgcacctgcctgctaacttattgtgattcatgcatgtacacctagatccctctgaacttctctCCTTTGGTACCTCTCTCCATTTTGATGATAGTCCACCTTTTGATtgttcttaccaaagtgcatgaccttgcacattactgCATCAAACTATTTGCCAATATTTAACCCATTCACTCAGCCTATCTATATTCTGCTGCTTGGTCAAATATcattgcaacatgccctcccattttgtgtcattggcaagctTGGATACCTTACATGCTGCCTTCctcttccagatcattaatatagatagtatATAATTAATGGCCAAGAACTGATTCCTTGGATACTTCTCTAGTTATTTCcagccagaaaaagacccatttattccgatTCTCTGTCACCTATGTGATAAACAAGGCTCAATCCATATGAACATACTTCCCCGAAGACTGTGAGCTCTTACCTTATGCAACAATGTGTGACATTGTTGAGGCAAAGCCTGTTTAAAAAGTTAAgtggatttattgcccatcccaaagtAGTGGTGGGCCATTGCATGTGAACAGGTGAAGTGTTTGCACAGTCCCATTAGGGAGGAAGTTgtaggatttagacctagtgacaGTGAAGAACTGGCAATATATGAAGGTGAAGGTGTTCGAGACAATACAGGACTTTTTTGTTTCCAGTTTGTTGTGGAAACTTAAAGCTTTGTGCTTATAGTCAGTGACTGTCATCCAGATCAATACATATTTTACTCAAATATATCTTCTATTTTTCATGtgctttttcatttcttttctctcattAAGAACTTGAAGTTTTCCTAATACTTTATGCTGATGGGTTTGTTCTGAGAAAATTCTAATTTCTTTCATAGAAATTGTGAGGGGAAAAAGCTTGTGATAATGGAAATAGTGGCTTTTTATATGTAAATGTGATGTTAACAATGGTTCAACCATAAACATAGTGTCTGGTGAAATGGAAGATGTGAGCCTAGGAATCCGTTACCACTGAATTCTTGATGTGTAATGGGTGCCAAATGGTCTCAACACTCCATTGGTCTGTGAAGTTTGTACAATATAAGCATGCAACAGCCACTGTTCTAATTTGGTGTCCAATGATTCCTCCTGAGAAATTAATTGTTTGCGCATCTGAGTGGGACAGGGTTAGGCTATTCAGATAAAGCTGTCACTCATTCTACAGACAAAGTAAGAGCAGATTTGAGAGATGCAGAGAAAGCTAGAGGATGGAGGAAAAGATGTGGGTATTCCAATGCAATGTACTTGAGCTTAAAGTCTAGAGTGAATTAAATAAATGTCCTGTGCTTTGATtatctgtaatttttaaaatcattcaatCCAGTAATTATACTTGGTTAATGTCTTACATTTCAATACTTAGTATGAAATTACTCTAAaactgatttgaccaggataacCAGAATGAAGTGTCCTAGAAAAGAGGtgcataaacatagaacagtacagcacaagaacaggcccttcagccaccagtGTCTTTGCTCACCATGCagattttaactaatcccatctgcctgcatgtggtctacatcctgccattccctgcctcttcatgtgtctgttaaatgttgctctcatatctgcttccaccacttccacacattccattctctgtgtgaaacttgcctcatctcctttaaactttgccccctttcaccttaaactaatgccatctagttctagcatttgacatttccaccctgggggaaaagactctatctaacctatctacacatcttctaattttatatacttctatcaggtttcccctcaacctccaatgctccagagaaaacaatcctagtttgtccaacctctcctttataactcataccctctaatccaggcaacatgctaatgaacctttactgcaccctctccaaagcctccgtatccctcctgtaatgcaacgaccagaattgcatgcaatactcaaaatgtggcctaaccaaaattctatatagctgcaacatgtcttcctgAGTTTCATAGTCAGTGcctcgattgatgaaggcaagtatgctgtacgtctattttactaccctatctacttgtgttgtcactttaggggagctatggactcaccCCCCAAGATCCCTTGGCACATCATCCCTCTgtatgctcctaagggtcctgccattaactgtatactttcttcttgcatttgaccttccaaagtgcaacaccccatACTTGTCTGGAGTAAATTCCaattttctgcccatatctgaaaCTGGTCAATATCCTGCcaaatcctttgacaactttcctcactgatCAGGGAAGGACAAATCTTAGAGTaatagtgttgcattttgggaggtctaatgtaagggaaagtatacagcatTATTAACAGGATCATTAACAGCATtgttgtacagaggaatcttggggtccaagtccgtagctcaCTGAAAGTAACCACGCAAGTTgatcttgggttgttttgtctggagcattggaggctgagaggagacctgatagaaatttataaaattatgacagtcagaagggcctgttcctgtgatcaaAAGGGAGCTAACATGGGAGACTAAGATGGGTTCAGGACACATTTATGCAAAGATAATTGATAAATTTGCTGAGCTGCAGATGGATGTCTTTTGCCAAAGTTTAGACTACTTTGACCCTTGTTTCCCTCAGCACCTTGGATCAAGTGACTTTTCTACTCTAAATACTACCAATCTTTTCAGCGCCACCTTCTACTTTGATTTCAGATCAATATTCTGCTACCTCCTCCATTACTTGGTTGCACTGATGCAATGAACCACTGCTGGTCACAGCTTTTCCTGACTATTGGAGCTTGACTCCAGAATTTAGGGCACCATTTGAATCTCTTGTCTGAGTTAATCCAGTAAGGCATCAGGAGATGATTCTGCACAAATGATCTGTATtgccaaattttatttttatttcttttatttaaattttattcaaattTCTGTGTTGGAAGGAAATAGGGACAAATAAAATATCCAAGAAAAATATTATTACCGAGCCCTGAACAAAGAACATTCAAGAAAAACTCAAGATAAAAACCATTTGATCCTTAATTAAgcaatttggggggtggggggaaatgccTGTTTCTGGTGTTAAATGCAGTTGATGATGTTGCTGTAAACTCAGTTATTAGGCTAATGTCACTTGGTTAGGTTGGACCTCACATCACTACATACAGTATGACATCACTTCCACGCAACATCAAAAATCGCAGTTTGAAATCTTGGCAAGGACAGTTGACACACAGTCCAAATATCGCCAATGGGAAATGTGTGGTCCAGAGGACCAAGAATCCAGATCAGATAATTTGGGTCTATTTCAGTTTTTTAACAAATAGTTTTCCTTATTGATCTTAGTTTTAGGAGGGGCTTTTGCTTCAATTGTTAGATCAGTCCTATTTCTAACATCTTCATAAAGTACTGGAAGCCTTGACTTAGTATGGCACCCTTTGTTCATTAGTACAACCAGAGCATTTACAGTGAGATCTAAACATTTCCTTTTTATGCTTTAATGAACATTTGTtaaaaggctgaggacagactcGTGTGATGATGCATACTCTGTTAATGACCAATTGTAAGATGACCAGTTGAGCCACAAAGCCTGAACATGTAGAAATGTTACTGCTTCCACTAACCCTGGCAAATGCAAttcttttgaagaaaaatattaatagAAGAGCTAAAGCTGGTTTTATAAGGTCAACTTAGATATCTTAGAATTAGAAGACCTGTGTATGTGCCCCTACTTGTGTAAAATATCtggatattaatttgaaattcagatTCGATGTGAAATTTGAGATTATCTGATATGATGGTGTTGAGGTGTAGAATGTTTCTATAAAGAGAAGCATTCTATACCTCTATAAAGGTGGTCTGATacaaatgttttatattttgaaaatgaTTCTTGAATTTGCCCTACTGAATTGGCTTCTCCTTCTGTGTAGAGCTGAATGATTTCATTATCCagttggatgaggaggtggaagggatgCAAAGCACGATCatggttctgcagcagcagctgaaggaggcacgccagcaGTTGGCTCAGCTTCAAGGACAACAGCAGCATCACCAGGTGCTACCTTCTGGCACCTGTAGGACTCCAGTCCTTGAGCCTTCTGCCCAAGTGGAGACAATTAGTAAAGACTGCAGCCGAATAGTCAACGGACCAACCAATGGTGATTCTTCCCCGCAAGGGAGAGCAGCAGCTGCTTATCAAGACAAGACTAATCTCTACAGGGAAGGAAGCAGCACAGAGGACGATTTCCCATCATCTCCTGGGAGTGGGAATAAACTTTCAAACCACAGTGAAGAAAGGCTGGACCGAGCAGGCAGCAGTAGCATGTATCAGCTAGGTCCTGGATATGAGAGTGTAGACTCCCCTACTGGTAGTGAGAACTCTCTTACTCAGCATTCAAATGACACAGACTCCATCAATGACCCTCAGGAAGATAAACCACTTCTTGTGAAAGGTACTAGAACTATGGGTTCCCGCCATGT is from Pristis pectinata isolate sPriPec2 chromosome 3, sPriPec2.1.pri, whole genome shotgun sequence and encodes:
- the wtap gene encoding pre-mRNA-splicing regulator WTAP: MTNEEPLPKKVRLSESDFKTLSRDELCSRWKQQEVYVHALETKCSELSSNDVSGLRESEEKPKQQQHESARRENILLMRLATKEHEMQECTNQIQYLKQVQLPSAAQLRSTLVDPSINLFFLKMKTELEQTKDKLEQAQNELSAWKFTPDSQTGKKLMAKCRMLIQENQELGRQLSQGRIAQLEAELALQKKYSEELKSSQDELNDFIIQLDEEVEGMQSTIMVLQQQLKEARQQLAQLQGQQQHHQVLPSGTCRTPVLEPSAQVETISKDCSRIVNGPTNGDSSPQGRAAAAYQDKTNLYREGSSTEDDFPSSPGSGNKLSNHSEERLDRAGSSSMYQLGPGYESVDSPTGSENSLTQHSNDTDSINDPQEDKPLLVKGTRTMGSRHVQNGLDSVSTQGSVL